DNA sequence from the Podospora pseudocomata strain CBS 415.72m chromosome 2 map unlocalized CBS415.72m_2.2, whole genome shotgun sequence genome:
CCACGAGTGTCGCCACCTGACGGATTACTTCACCTTCAAGCTCGAGTGCAAGCACAAGTACTCCGAGGCCATCTACGAGGCATGCATGGAGTCGTTCTGTTCGTTGCCGCTGGCGGCTGTCATGAACAAGCAGTTTTTGTGCATCCACGGCGGTCTCAGCCCGGAGCTGCACACGCTGGATGACATTAGAAATATCGACCGCTTCCGCGAACCGCCCACCCAAGGCCTAATGTGCGACATCCTCTGGGCTGACCCCCTCGAGGACTTTGGCCAAGAAAAAACCACCGACTACTTCCTCCACAACCACGTCCGCGGCTGCTCCTACTTCTTCTCCTACCCGGCCGCCTGCCACTTCCTCGAGAAGAACAATCTGCTCTCTGTCATCCGTGCACACGAGGCCCAGGACGCGGGGTACCGAATGTACCGTAAGACCCGCACAACGGGCTTCCCCTCGGTCATGACCATCTTTTCCGCCCCCAACTATCTGGACGTGTACAACAACAAGGCGGCGGTTCTAAAGTACGAGAACAACGTCATGAACATTAGACAGTTCAACTGCACCCCCCACCCGTACTGGCTCCCCAACTTCATGGACGTCTTCACCTGGTCGCTGCCCTTTGTGGGAGAAAAGATCACGGACATGTTGATTGCCATCCTGTCAACCTGCTCCGAGGAGGAACTCCGCGAGGaatcatccgcctcctcgcccgGTCCAGTATCCCCCCCCTTGCCCTCGGCCTCGAGCGTCGGGAGCCAAGATCCGGAATCGATCGAATTCAAGAGACGTGCGATCAAGAACAAGATTTTGGCCATCGGACGACTGTCGAGGGTCTTCCAGGTTTTGAGAGAGGAATCCGAGAAGGTGTCGGAGCTCAAGACGGTCAGCGGCGGGAGACTGCCTGCCGGCACGCTGATGCTCGGCGCCGAGGGGATCAAGAATGCGATTTCGAGCTTTGAGGACGCCAGGAAGGTGGACATTCAGAACGAGAGGCTGCCGCCTAGCCATGACGAGGtgcagaagcagaaggacGAGGAGCACGCACAGGCGCTGGAGcgggcgaagagggaggcggagcaGGATAAGAAGTTGCAGACGCTGAGTAGGAGGTTGAGCACGTGagttttttctcttttttttccctttccctccaagTCATGAGagttatttttttttttttttgattttgtttttgcgAGAAACTAATACGGGGTATCTTGGTACTAATACAGGGGTGAATAAAATAGGGATCGCAAGCGGTAGTCGATTCCAAGCTTTTGCTCTtgtgtttttggcttttggaagaagaatggaggtggtgatcaGGAAACGGGGAAAGAATTGGCTGTGTTGGTTGGTTAAGTGGATGAATGATGGGCTGGATCCGTGTACTGTCCAAGTcagtgtgagtgtgtgtgggtgtgtgttcAATAAAGGGTCGCGGCGAGAAAGATACTACCTACATatttttcctctctctcaacTTCTCACACCTAAATCACACACAGTATCCGTATGAAAGTAATGTCAGATATATCGGGTATTTGTTGCGAACCTCTCTTTCACTGCGGTCACATGCAAAACAAACGAGGTTAAAAATAACAATCCATACAAGTGCCTATCAATCATGCCCCTCCCTATGAACCAAgtcccatccatccatcgtCCGTCCATCTTTGCTTGCTCTCTCTGTCTCACACACATGTTCGCCATCAGGTCGTCCCACACTGCACAACCAAAACCTCCTTAgtcaaggaggcgagggcgtATCCTTCACGCTCCTCCACTCTTCTCGACTTCACAAATATAACAAAATgaaaaaccacccccaaccacacacaccatccatcatcccagAAAAAAATTGAAAGCCCCATTTTTCTTTCCATCAATAGGCCtgagaaaccaaaaaaaaaaaaaaaaaaaaaggaacaaAAAACCCAAGCTAACAAAACGAGCGCCCCGATAAAAACACTGACAGGGATGTACATATACAACGCGCTGCCGCTGTGTCTCTAACAACATcgagcagcaacaacgatCATCATCTACATAAAACAATAACCGCACCTTGTCTACTACTTCCAAAGTTTCAAAACTCAGCCCTTGAGGAACAAGTCTCCAGCGCCGTTCCGTGTTGTTCGTGCCCGATCGGGGTGGTCTAATCCCAACAGATCATCCGTGTTCGTTGCAATGTCCCACAGAATATCGTCTACATCAACGACATGTTAGCCGCCATAAACAAAGACAGAAAGAGAGAGGTCCAAAATAAAACTTACCATCTTCCAAATATTGAGGTCGTGAGAATGATGATCTCCGGATCACAGCAAACTTGATCTTCTCAAAACTCTTGCCCTTGATACCAGTGCGCTGTTCCAGCCGCTTCTTGGTGTCGGCAAACCTCTCTCCTTCCTTGACCAAGAATCGGAACGGGATTCCATGCGCTCTGCTGGGCTCGCCGTGGAAGTGAAAGCAGGAAATGAAGTTTGCTTGGTCCGAAACCGCAGCATCCTCAGCGGGCATCCGCTCAGCTATCACCGACGTGTAATCGTTAATGCTGAGCACCGAATAGTCTCTGGCCAGATCTCTGAACCACTTGTGATGACTGCTAGTTTCATAGACGCGGATCTTgcccgcctcttcctcgctgGGAATTTTGGCCTTCTTGACCAGAGCCTCGATAAGGTCTTCCACCTGGCCGCTCTTGGGCACCAAGACATCGAactgctcctccttggtgatgCCCTCACTCAGCCACGTGATTTTGATGCTCTTCTTGGTATCCAACTCGGCCAAGCTCATGTCGAGCACCTCAAAATACAGAGCATCGTTACGCTGATTCATGTTAAGTTGTCCGTAACCGGCcgggatgaggatgttggccAACGATTGATGCCCACGCTTCACCGCCGTCCGAGGGTTGTTAGAGCTAGCATTAACCGTGTAAAACCGCAGGTGCGTTGGCTCAACGTTGAGCTTCTCACCGACCTTCTCACACAGCTTGTCGTAGTTCATTTTCGTGTTGAGAACCAGACTGAACTCCGGGTACTGCTTGGGATCGCACTTCTGGGGGTGAGCGTGGAAATCCAcattcttcttgttgttgagaaagTCGTAGTAATCCCGAACATCCTCGTAGCGATCGACCGCCCTGACCCTGACAAAGTAAGCCACTGTGTTCGAAAAGAAGATCAGAATAACAACTTACGTTTCTTCAGAGCCCTGCCTTTCGGCGCCGAGCCCCAATTTGTACTTCTTCTCGTCACGGGTTCGCTGGAAGCAAATAATGTCTCCATCTTGAAGCTCGGCAGCTTTCAACGTCAGCTTGACCTTGAGACCCTCGATCATGCTAGGCTTGATTTCCTCCCACAACATGATCTTTTCGTCACTGGGCAGCTTCTCGCCCCAGTTCATCTTTTTCAAAATGACCGGAATGAGATCCTCaaccttcttttccttgctGAAATAAATGTGGCCAACACCCCGCAAGCACTGCGACTCGACGTCGAACCATTTCAGGAAGAGTAGGATCAAGTCATTTTTGACAACCACACCATTCGGGAGCCCGGGATAGGTCGGCCAGACGGCAGCCCCATCAGCGTCGACTTCGTCAGCAATTTCAACCCACACACGGAGCGCTTGATCCCGGTGTGCCGTGGCTCTGCTGTACGTCTCTTCGACTGTCGGGCGAAGATCCATCACTGGCTGGTCTGGTCTGACTGTCTTGTTTTGCCGGTTCACCATGATCCATAATCGCACGCGTCTTGGATCCTCTCCAATGTCGGCGGCTATCTCGTTGGCCAAGTCTGCCATTGACGCCGTGCGAAGGAGCTTGTACTGCTTGTAGGAGCCTGGCTCCGAACCCACGGCGGCATCAAATGCCGTCAGGTCAACTCCGCCATGAGCCTTGAACGTTTCATCTGTGACGGCTTTGACCCCGAGGTAAAGATGTTGttcttctctctccttgCGCTTAGCTTCACGGGCAGCATGTTCTTGCTCGAACCTTTTCTGGAGGTGTTCCGGAGCATCGGCTGGCGTGACAGGGCAGAGAATCTTGTCCAATCTCGACTTCCGGATGTAAACCAGCATGTAGGCGCTGTTTGGCCGCATGATGGGTTGTTTCTTGGCGTTGAGTTGGGGACGGCCACCAGTTGTCTTGTAGAAGCCGCCAAAGTTCTCCTCCAGGACCTCGCGTTTCGTGGCCTTGGTGACCTTATCATCGTCATATTTGTACCACCAGCCATCCTTTTCTGGTTTCAGGAACGCATAGTAGTGACCCGCATTGAGATCACCGCTGTGTACCAGAACACCGTGAAGCTCGTATTCCCATGGCTCGGACCTATCAGCCTCCTTTGACAGATAGGCCGAGGCATCAAACTCCTCGGGAAACTCGTAGCGATCATTGATCTTCATCATagtgtcgaggttgatgtcgTACTCGAACCGCTTCAGCTGCAAATGGAGGACGTCTGGGAAGCTGTTGAAGATGACTCCCTTGTCGGCGTCCTGCAACTTGTACGTGTCTCCGGCAAAGTACTGGTTTTCTCCGTCGAGCTTCTCCACCTGGATGTAGTCTTGAAAACTATCCAGCAGATTCGCGTTCCCGCTGACATTAAGCTGAACGTCCCAAAAGTCCTCGACGCGACTTGATTCGTAGGGGACGTTGATGCAGGAGATGTAGGTTTTGATCTTGCCGCTGAACATCATGGGAAGCGCCTTTTCCAGGTCGGTGCCCTTCATCTTGTCCTCCATACGCTCCATGAGCTTCCTAGAAAGCTCTTGCACATCTTGCTGCTCAAAAATGTGCCGCGTTTCCCAGCCAAAAGACTTGGTGAGCTCGTTGGTGCTAACAGCGACGTTCGAGGTCTGAAGTTGGTAGAAGAGTCTCTGCAGTGTATAAGCGCTGTTTTTCATATCCTCTTCGTGCTCTGTGGGGATGCTGTAAATGGCCTTGCGGAAAGCATTGGTAAAGTATAATGACTGGAGGAGTGAGTTGAGGTAACAGGTAGCGCCTTGGTTCTTAAGACCAACGTAGCCAGTCTCCTTCTTGGAATCGTagttgttgaagttgtgCCATAAAACGCCCGTTTCGTCCTCGACAACTCTGACGAAAGCGGTGATGTTGGCAGCATCGTTTTCCACCAGAGGCCTGTCTGCAGTCTCCCAGACAACATTGAACATCTTCCGGCACTCCAGAAACCTAGTGAAGCCCCAGtcgctctcctccttggtgaaTCGATGATGCGCCGAGTGATGAAACATTAAGGATGGGTCTTTGGAATTCCACAGGACGAGGGCAAACTGCACACAGCAGCTCCAGTTGTCGGGAACACTGTTGGTGTCGAAACCATGCTCCAGGTAAATGGAGCACTGGTCCAAGACATTATTGCCGTGTGGAAAGAGTAGGATCCGCCTGTCGAGTgtcagaaaaaaaaaaaccaatcAGATAGCCATTGCTCACCATGGGTAACCTCCAGCCTGGAATATGGGCCCTCGCTCCTTCTTATTCATCGTGCGCCATCCTTGCACTTCCCAGGTGTGGACGACATCTTCGAGAATCCGGGGCTCTTCGGCGAGCGGAGGAAGCACTATTTCCTTCATGGCATCATCTATCACGGGGTCAGCACTGCCGGGCGTGGGACAACAAGTGGCAGTCGGGTGTGTTCAAACATACTATCTGTGGCGAGTACAACATCCGTCTCCATGCTgtcggggttgatgatggcgacaTCTTCGGACTCGGTGCCGTTTGGCTCGACGATATGTTCTTCGGGTTGGTCTAGCAGCATGGCATTCGGCGACACAGCGTCGCCATTGTGCTGGTTGTCGGCCTGAAGGGTCAGGTTAGCAAAGCCGGGGATtggcgaggccgagaggAGGGGATCGGGCCCAGTCATGACGGCAATCTTGGGGAATAGTTGCAAAATGATTTGGTGGGAAATGTGTCGCAGAGAGTGTTGTGTAGAACTGCTCAAGggctgttggtggagggggaggagtggttgtCGAGAAAGCAGAAGCGGAGAGTGCGAGAGTGAGAGGGAAAGTCAAAAAGCAAGCAACGAACGCCTGCTTGTACCTGCAGAATCTTCTTTTCAGACAAGGAAAAGGCTTACCATATCCTACGACCAAAAGCTACTCTGGAAGTCACTGAGGAGCAACGTTGATTTCTTTGGGAAGGGGCGACGTCGTGAGCAGGTGACGGAGGTTGCTGGCGACTGTCAAGCTTCCTTGTGAGCCAgtggggagagaggggtcCACGGATTGGGTGGTTGACGGCTGTCGGGCGATCCGGCACAGCAACTGCAAGCAGCTGTTACGGGGCCAAATTCACCAAGATTCTGGGGGGGCCGGAACACGTCTCTTTCTGGAATCGCGACTTTTCTTCAGGTGGGCGGGATCAAGGGTTGGATGCCCGGCACTCGTGGTGGACTGGGGAAATATGTCCAGGTGGAATGGGATCTGGGGAAGGCAAAAAGAAACCCACCTGAACCTCTCTGCTGCCAAATGGCCAAGCGGGCGCAGCATCTGGGCTTAGCCTGACTGTTAAGTCACAACCAGTGCATGTGGCGTTCACCACGCTCACCACTATTGTACAGAGAGCCAGTTCATGTAGCTCCTTAACATGCACAGTTTGAGCCCCGCCATGACGTGGGGACAACGAACTAGAAGAGAATATCCACAACAGCTTACAAAACGCTGTCAATGTCGCTGTAAATCCTTCTCCAATAATATGGGTGCAAAGTTAACATTTTGATTCTTCTTTTTATTCTATAGCTAGAAGACATGCTTGCCAAAGACTACAGGTATGAGGTATGTTGTGTCCATGCTCTTTCAAAAGACAGCTAAGTGGAGAGCACCGTGTGAATGTACCTACTTGCACACACCTGTGCTTTCAAGGCTCTATGACACTCAGCTTTACAAGCAGTGAAATGAGCTTAGATTCTCTATGGTAGGTTCTAAATGTCTTTTTCTAAAGATGAAAGTTATGAGAGACTGATCTCTAAGCTAGGAATGAGGCGATATTCAAGCCTGAGGCTGGGCCAACGGCAATAGTTTTCAGCCACACAAGACACATCTCTCGCAGAGCACAGGCTGAGATCTTGCACAACTCGAGTGGCAATACGTAGGACAAGTACCTGAAAGCCATCCTCAGCCAAAGTCGAACAACAGCATGTTCAACCGCCTTCTTGTCAGAGCAACGGCAACAGATGAAAGCACATGTTCAAAAGACTTACAAGGCCAGGCGCACGGATCATAAGTAACATGTGGGGCAATTAGGTAGATGCCGGTTCCCGTCAGGAAGGACCTACCTCGGGGGAGAGGGCCTGATCTGACTCCCATGCCGCATTGCAACCTACTGTGGGCAGACATCACTGTCTTTGAAAGAGAGCTCATGCAACTGCACCATGGCCGCCGGAGCAACTTGTGCGTGGGCTTTTAGAAATAACACCTTCTCTCGTTGAAACCTGCTCCATGTTGtagcacctcctcctctccacttTCGCGCCCAATGTAAGACATCTTCATACTGAACGGCTTTGTGAACCAATTCCGATCTCGGCCGCCACCTTTTCCTTCACATTGCATGGCACCGACGGTATGCGGCGCCTTCAACATGTCACGGCCGCCGTCCGGTTGAGTAGTAGAGCGGGGGAACTGAGAACCTTGGGcgcggcgacggcggcggcactcATTCAGCTGCCAAATCGGCGACACAGTCATAGCAGCAGCCAAAGTCATGCCCATAGTCCAAAGTGGCGTCCGGTGTCAGTGTTGGATGAGTATGTTGCGCAACCTCAAAGATCCATGTTTCCAAACCTCCAGCCAGTGATCAGTTTCTAACCTTCTTCCTTGCAGATGGGTTGCAAAAGAGGCCAGGCCCATCAGCCTGCGCCAGCTCATGGTGTTTGGCCGGTCGTTGACAGAATCAAGACTCATCAGCTCAGCCAACTATGTTCGGACCGAGCTACCAACACGAATCGCCCACCGTATCCGGGACATGCAGAAGCTCCCCTACGTTGTAGTCACCAACAAGCACTTCAACGAAGTATACGACCTATACTACACAGCCTTTGACACCTTCCGCAAAGTCCGCGAGGTCAAAAACTTGGACGACAATGACCGTCTTTGTGCCACCATCCGAACCATGCTCAACGCCCACCTAACCGTTATCCCCAAACTCGCCATGGGTATCCTCGAGTGCAACGGCCTCAAAGACGCggccgagctcgacaagTTCATGAACACCATCCTCCGCTCCCGCATCTCCCGAAGAGTAATAGCAGAACAACACCTAGCCCTAACCGAAACTTTTCACGCCCCTTGGTTCTCCCCGGGGGC
Encoded proteins:
- the UBP15 gene encoding ubiquitin-specific protease ubp15 (COG:O; EggNog:ENOG503NWAD; BUSCO:EOG092606AJ; MEROPS:MER0002179), which produces MADNQHNGDAVSPNAMLLDQPEEHIVEPNGTESEDVAIINPDSMETDVVLATDNDAMKEIVLPPLAEEPRILEDVVHTWEVQGWRTMNKKERGPIFQAGGYPWRILLFPHGNNVLDQCSIYLEHGFDTNSVPDNWSCCVQFALVLWNSKDPSLMFHHSAHHRFTKEESDWGFTRFLECRKMFNVVWETADRPLVENDAANITAFVRVVEDETGVLWHNFNNYDSKKETGYVGLKNQGATCYLNSLLQSLYFTNAFRKAIYSIPTEHEEDMKNSAYTLQRLFYQLQTSNVAVSTNELTKSFGWETRHIFEQQDVQELSRKLMERMEDKMKGTDLEKALPMMFSGKIKTYISCINVPYESSRVEDFWDVQLNVSGNANLLDSFQDYIQVEKLDGENQYFAGDTYKLQDADKGVIFNSFPDVLHLQLKRFEYDINLDTMMKINDRYEFPEEFDASAYLSKEADRSEPWEYELHGVLVHSGDLNAGHYYAFLKPEKDGWWYKYDDDKVTKATKREVLEENFGGFYKTTGGRPQLNAKKQPIMRPNSAYMLVYIRKSRLDKILCPVTPADAPEHLQKRFEQEHAAREAKRKEREEQHLYLGVKAVTDETFKAHGGVDLTAFDAAVGSEPGSYKQYKLLRTASMADLANEIAADIGEDPRRVRLWIMVNRQNKTVRPDQPVMDLRPTVEETYSRATAHRDQALRVWVEIADEVDADGAAVWPTYPGLPNGVVVKNDLILLFLKWFDVESQCLRGVGHIYFSKEKKVEDLIPVILKKMNWGEKLPSDEKIMLWEEIKPSMIEGLKVKLTLKAAELQDGDIICFQRTRDEKKYKLGLGAERQGSEETVRAVDRYEDVRDYYDFLNNKKNVDFHAHPQKCDPKQYPEFSLVLNTKMNYDKLCEKVGEKLNVEPTHLRFYTVNASSNNPRTAVKRGHQSLANILIPAGYGQLNMNQRNDALYFEVLDMSLAELDTKKSIKITWLSEGITKEEQFDVLVPKSGQVEDLIEALVKKAKIPSEEEAGKIRVYETSSHHKWFRDLARDYSVLSINDYTSVIAERMPAEDAAVSDQANFISCFHFHGEPSRAHGIPFRFLVKEGERFADTKKRLEQRTGIKGKSFEKIKFAVIRRSSFSRPQYLEDDDILWDIATNTDDLLGLDHPDRARTTRNGAGDLFLKG
- the CNA1 gene encoding 3',5'-cyclic-nucleotide phosphodiesterase (PDEase) (3':5'-CNP) (COG:T; EggNog:ENOG503NTWU) yields the protein MDTEDAGAQGFDPRTQQVDNAIRAIQQKKPLPEIDFTIHVMEDGTQVSTQERVCKDVQAPAMYKPTDDQFFEDESQQKPNIQFLKQHFYREGRLTEEQALWILKKGTEILRAEPNLLEMDAPITVCGDVHGQYYDLMKLFEVGGDPAETRYLFLGDYVDRGYFSIECVLYLWALKIHYPKSLWLLRGNHECRHLTDYFTFKLECKHKYSEAIYEACMESFCSLPLAAVMNKQFLCIHGGLSPELHTLDDIRNIDRFREPPTQGLMCDILWADPLEDFGQEKTTDYFLHNHVRGCSYFFSYPAACHFLEKNNLLSVIRAHEAQDAGYRMYRKTRTTGFPSVMTIFSAPNYLDVYNNKAAVLKYENNVMNIRQFNCTPHPYWLPNFMDVFTWSLPFVGEKITDMLIAILSTCSEEELREESSASSPGPVSPPLPSASSVGSQDPESIEFKRRAIKNKILAIGRLSRVFQVLREESEKVSELKTVSGGRLPAGTLMLGAEGIKNAISSFEDARKVDIQNERLPPSHDEVQKQKDEEHAQALERAKREAEQDKKLQTLSRRLSTDRKR